The sequence TGGAGTGAGGCACCAGGGGCATGAGGACAGAGTGGTAGCGGATGGTGGGGCCCTCAAATCGCCGCTTCTTATGAACCTGTTTTTTCTTGTCAGCCTCAAGACGTTCGTAGTTCTCTTTAAAATAAGAACATACAGAAATGGTCAATTAACACGACCCTGGCCAAGCTTTGGACATATTTTCTCACATTGTTCAGTATGCACTGCCATGTGTCATATCTTTTAGCGCTAGGTAGACCCATAAAACGGCTTTGTGCATGGACAAATCTCCGCCGCGTCTCATTCTGAGCGACATCCATTTTTCCTTCCCTGCTTTTGTCCTTAAAACCTCCATTCTAAATAGAGTTTAGACAGTTTATTTTCCACCAACTTCATCAGTATCAACCCATGTAATATGAACACATTACAATCCATTCAGGTAACATGAGCTGTTAACTTGTATATTCAAGTGCCACTATGTGTCTGTAATTACGATTCAGGTAGTTTAAACACCTGCAATTACGGTGTGCACTCCCTCGTATTTTTGAAGTTTCTTGTTACCGTTTCACTGTGCCTATGTGGACGGTGATGTTATGAATCAGTAAACTTAATTGAACTTGAACCATGTCGTCGTTGTTGGGAATTAACAGGTCAACTCGTGACCATTTAGATTCCCCCTTTCGTCTTACCTAGGGATCGGAGGTTGACCTCAGCAGTTATTTTGGCCTCAGCCAGCAACTCTTCCTGGGTCAGGGGTCGGTCGTGGTGGGCTCCCCTCCGCCGTCGGGGGGCATCCTGTCTTTCTTGCAGTCGCAGGTTGGTCTTCCGCGTATGCTCGCTGGTCGACTGGCGCACAGACTTCCGAGCTGGGGAAGTTGCCAGTTAATGACAAGGCTTACAGGGATGGTCCACTCAAAATACAATTTAACATTACTAAACTAGTCAATTCCCCAATACGTGTCTGCATTAGATTTTACACTATTGGCTAAATcagagttaaaaaaaaaaaagtagagGACACACCTCCCATCTTTGCCATTAATCCCTTGTGACAGCATGTGTAACCTTGTGGGTATCTCCCTTTTAACGTTGTCAAATGGGGTTTCAATGGGCATTAAGCCAAAGTTAATGATTTCCTGGACTGTTGCTCAAGCGTATAATTAACTGGTAGTTCCCTCCTGGATGGAATGTGATCCCCATAACCCAGTTGCAAGTTCCACCAAGTTATGTTGCATTCTATGAGTCATTTGAACAGTGTGCCCTGTACCTTTTCATACTATGTGTTCTTACAAActattttcacaaatgtaatgtTGGCACATTTTTCAGAAAGGGATACCTTTGTAATACAAGTTGGACTGGACTGTTGGTAAGGCGTTGGGCCATATGGTAATACAATTAAAaacggtttaaaaaaaaaacctttGCTAAtgtatacaaaaataaaaaaatacagaaatataacatttatataagtattcagaccgtttacttagtactttgttgaaacacctttggcagcgattacagcctcgagtcttcttgggtatgacgctacaagtttggcacatctgtatttggggagttcctgccattcttctctgcagaccctctcaagctctgtcaggttggattgggggcatcgctgcacagctattttcaggtctgtccAGAGATATTTGgtctggttcaagtccaggctctggctgggccactgaaggacattgacgcctgtcccgaagccactcctgcattgtcttgactgtgtgcttagggttgttgttctgttggaaggtgaaccgtcgccccagtcAGGTCCTGAGCGGTCTGGAGCAGGCATTCATTAAGAATCTTTCAGTACttcgctccgttcatctttccccacgatcctgattagtctcagtccctgccgctgaaaaacatccccacagcatgatgctaacactaccatgcttcaccagagatggtgccagatttcctccagtcgtgacgcttggcattcaggtcaacaAGTTGAAttgtggtttcatcagaccagagaatattggtTCTCATGGTCAGAATCCTTtgtgtgccttttggcaaactccatcattaatgtgccttttactgaggtgtggcatccatctggccactctaccataaaggcctgattggtggagtgctgcagagatggttgtccttctggaaggtttccccatttccacagaggaactctggagaactgtcagtgaccatcgggttcttgttcacctccctgaccaaggccgttctccaatgattgctcagtttggacgggcggccagctctaggaagagtgttggcggttccaaacttctttcatttaagaatgatggaggccactgtgttctttgggaccttcaatgctgaagaaatgttttggtacccttctccagatctgtgccgtgacacaattctgtctcagagctctacggacaatcccttcaacctcatgggttggtttttgctctgacatgcactgtcaactgtgggaccttaaatagacaggtgtgtgcctttccaaatcatgtccagtcaattgaaattaccacaggtggactccaagttacagaaacatctcaaggatgatcaatggaaacaggatgcaccggagctcaatttcgagtcttatagcaaagggacCAAATTTttattgtaatacatttgcaaaaattaggggggggggggggggaactgtTTTTGCTTCAtgattatggtgtattgtgtgtagattgacgaggaaaatatttaaatcaattttataataaggcgtTAATGTAatagaatgtggaaaaagtcatggggttggaatactttccgaatgcactgagagagagagagagagagagagagagagagagagagagataaaaatatatatacaacatGATCCAacacgtgcttcacggttgggatgtgttcttcggcttgcaagcctcctccttttttcctccaaacataacgatggtcattatgaccaaacagttctattcagaccagaggacatttctccaaaaagtatgatctttgtccccatgtgcagttgcaaaccatagtctggcttttttatgacggttttggaacagtggcttcttccttgctgagcggcttttcaggttgtgtcgatataggacttttactgtggatatagatacttttgtacccgtttcctccagcatcttcacaaggtcctttgctgttgttctaggattgatttgcacttttcgcaaagtcgttcatctctaggagacaacgtgtctccttcctgagtggttgGACAGCTgggtggttccatggtgtttatacttgtgtactattgtttgtacagatgaacatggtaccttcaggcgtttggcaattgctcccaaggatgaagtagacttgtggaggtctacaattctttttgctgaagtcttggctgatttcttttgattttcccatgatgtcaagcaaagaggcactgagtttgaaggtaggccttgaaatacatccacaggtacacctccaattgactcaaattgtgtcaattagcctatcagaagcttctaaaggaatgacaattttctggaatttttaaAGCTTTTTAACggcacagtcaaattagtgtatgtaaacttctgacccactggaattgtgatacagtgaattataagtttaAGTCTAAGTTATAAGTTAGGTCTGTAAAAATgattggaaatattacttgtgtcatgcacaaaagtagatatcctaacccacttgccaaaaccatagtttgttaacaagaaacttgtggagtggctgaaaaatgagttttaatgactccaacctaagtgtatgtaacttccaacttcaactatatatacatacacacacacaaatatataaaaaatgataCCATATATAAATATCTCTGAGACATCGGTTGTGTAGATCCAGCTATGGTGCAGGTGGTGACACCTGAATTTGAATCCAGTTATTTTGAGGAAGGCTGAGCGTGTGTGTATCAGCACTAGGAGTTAACGACTACTTTAGCTTAATAAGCAACTTCTGACAGTAAAAACTAAATTGCGATTGTTGCTGATATTTGCGAAATTACTCATCGCTACTGTGTCTCAAAATGTTTGCCCAAAATGAATCATAATTTGGTCTCAAAATTACATTCCTACCATGCTGTCATCAGAAACAGGCTTTCCAACGAGATAAGCCTAGACGTAGTTATTTTAATTGACTCTTTCCACCATGCATATCTGCAATGCCCATGTTTGTTTACAGAGAATTCCATTTTAACATGATATTCAATGAAATGTGCAATTTACCCTGGGCATATGGGCATTTGAAAGGACACATCTCAGATATTGCCACCACTCCCACCTCAGCGTAAGCTTGCTAATGTTAAATTGCCAATCCTTACGTTATGGTAGGATAATACCACAGCCAATACTGTAAACCCACTTGCGTTTGGGCAATAAGATACTTTGTTGAAAAAAAGAGCCCGTATAGATAAGAGGCCTCTTACTCTCTCCAAACTCCTGAAACTCCTGCGGCACCCTCCTCTCCATTTTGGCTTTCTCCGTCTTCTTCAGCTCCTCTGAAGGCCTCTTTGGTTTAGGCTTGGTCACCTTCAGAGGTTCCTTGGAATAAAACAATCAACATGTGCGTGAAAAATTTGCATACAGTATTAAAAAACACATGCAAAACGCACATGATTTATTCATACCTCGGGAGTTCATACTTTGATAAATGTCCCTTTTCATAAATGACATTATCTAAAACAATTAGGGCTGTCCCAGACAGAAAAAAACTTTGCCGACCAAGAGTCTGTTCTTTTAACCAAAtagtaaaacatgtatttttccatatacagtgcattcggaaaatattcagaccctttcactttttcaacattttgatacgttacaggcttattctaaaattgagtacataaaacattttcctcatcaatctaaataCTATACCCTATAATGGCaatgtgaaaacaggtttttagaattctTTCTAAActagcgctcaggacctcagactggggcgaaggttttaccttccaacaggacaacgaccctaagcaaacagcaacagccaagacaacgaaggtatggcttcgggacaagtctctgaatgtccttgagtggcccagtcagagcccgaacttgaacccgatcaaacatctctggagagacctgaaaatagttgtgcagcgacaacctgacagagcttgagaggatctgcaaatagcatcataccaaagaaaacttgaggctgtaatcgctgccaaaggtgcttcaacaaattactgagtaaagggtctgaatacttctgtaaatgttttgtttttttaaacattttttattaaCAAATGTTTTCGCCttgtcattattgtgtgtagattgatgaggaaaacatgtaAACAATAAGTCtaacattacaaaatgtgtaaaaagagaAGGTCTGAATATGTGCCATCCCCACagcctccacaatggatcagtccacacAGTAAGACGCGCATCAGACCGGTGTCTTGTACACcatgatatttcatttttttgcgTGTTGCACCGAAAATACATCTCGGTCGACCAAtagcctatcgaccaaacaatcaaccagtcgactaaatggggtcggCTCTAAACACTATACCAAAATCGAATTATGCATATTAATGAGGATATCAATGTCGCATGGTAGGGGGTCCAATATGGGTTAACTTTGAGCACCTTCTGCTCTTGAATGGATGGTCATACGCGAGTTGTGCCAAGATGATGTTCTATCAATGGGTTTGCCAAAATCTGTTAGGCATACACGTGGCCCTGATAAAAACAGTTCTCATGGGTAAATGTGTATGGTAATTTTTGTTCAAATCAAAAAGGGTGATTAATTCAATATGGAATGACCCAGTATTATCAGAGTTGTAGTCTAGTGGTTGATTGCCTATGTTCGCGGTCCCCCAGGGGTGCACATTGTGGTTGTTGGTAGAAGTAGTGAGGATGCAAGTTCATTAAGTTACCTTATAAGCTTTGGTGACAACTCGACTCTTCCTGCGAGGAGCATCATCCTCCTGGTCACTATCAGGCTCGTCACCCTCATCTATGTCAAAGTCACTGTCGACCTCGTCCTCTGTGTCCGAGTGCTCCCCTCTGTACTCATCATCTCCCGATTCCTTGAGGGAGAATCCAAATCATACATACATATTAATAATGGTCGATAGCAAATGGGCATGGCCAAACACATGTTTTATTTACAAGGACCAAATAAACCCATAAAGCAACACAGTCTACTTTATAAAAATTGCTGGTGTCCAGGAGTTAGAATTGGGACCATGCATACTTTG comes from Oncorhynchus gorbuscha isolate QuinsamMale2020 ecotype Even-year linkage group LG24, OgorEven_v1.0, whole genome shotgun sequence and encodes:
- the vps72a gene encoding vacuolar protein sorting 72 homolog a isoform X1, whose product is MSLAFSKEPRKTAGNRMSKLLDAEEEDEFYKTTYGGFNDESGDDEYRGEHSDTEDEVDSDFDIDEGDEPDSDQEDDAPRRKSRVVTKAYKEPLKVTKPKPKRPSEELKKTEKAKMERRVPQEFQEFGETRKSVRQSTSEHTRKTNLRLQERQDAPRRRRGAHHDRPLTQEELLAEAKITAEVNLRSLENYERLEADKKKQVHKKRRFEGPTIRYHSVLMPLVPHSILKEENVDVEGLDQDTPLPVAPVAPSPMPSQQPLGGLCSRTYITFSDEEAFEAAFPQAVRTGSQPPIQEVCPVTHKAALYRDPVTDIPYANTRAFRIIREAYRKYVAAHGFPNSAGGFSVVDASGSRSARQKIVKQSTVAR
- the vps72a gene encoding vacuolar protein sorting 72 homolog a isoform X2, yielding MSLAFSKEPRKTAGSRMSKLLDAEEEDEFYKTTYGGFNDESGDDEYRGEHSDTEDEVDSDFDIDEGDEPDSDQEDDAPRRKSRVVTKAYKEPLKVTKPKPKRPSEELKKTEKAKMERRVPQEFQEFGETRKSVRQSTSEHTRKTNLRLQERQDAPRRRRGAHHDRPLTQEELLAEAKITAEVNLRSLENYERLEADKKKQVHKKRRFEGPTIRYHSVLMPLVPHSILKEENVDVEGLDQDTPLPVAPVAPSPMPSQQPLGGLCSRTYITFSDEEAFEAAFPQAVRTGSQPPIQEVCPVTHKAALYRDPVTDIPYANTRAFRIIREAYRKYVAAHGFPNSAGGFSVVDASGSRSARQKIVKQSTVAR